A genomic stretch from Hydrogenimonas urashimensis includes:
- the petA gene encoding ubiquinol-cytochrome c reductase iron-sulfur subunit, whose amino-acid sequence MANNGRRDFMGKVFGGWAALGGIAALYAAKKTWDPLPSVKAAGFTKVDLSAAEPNVLNIEKWRGKPVFILKKTPEMVAKQTEEETARDVIVGKDHFLVCIGLCTHLGCIPAYRPDRHDFKCACHGGEFDASGINTAPPPPSPMVIPPFKIDGTTIVLGEEGPEYKKMKEAGVIA is encoded by the coding sequence ATGGCAAATAACGGCCGACGCGACTTTATGGGTAAAGTCTTTGGCGGTTGGGCTGCCCTGGGCGGAATCGCCGCGCTCTATGCGGCGAAAAAAACCTGGGATCCCCTTCCGAGCGTTAAAGCGGCAGGCTTTACGAAAGTGGATCTTTCCGCTGCGGAACCCAATGTCCTCAACATCGAAAAATGGCGAGGCAAGCCCGTTTTCATTCTCAAAAAAACTCCGGAAATGGTTGCCAAGCAGACCGAAGAGGAGACGGCACGCGATGTCATTGTCGGGAAGGACCATTTCCTCGTCTGTATTGGCCTTTGTACACACCTTGGTTGTATTCCCGCCTACCGACCCGACAGACACGATTTCAAATGTGCGTGTCACGGGGGTGAATTCGATGCCAGCGGTATCAACACAGCGCCGCCTCCTCCGAGTCCGATGGTAATTCCTCCTTTCAAAATCGATGGAACGACCATTGTTCTGGGAGAAGAAGGCCCTGAGTACAAAAAGATGAAAGAAGCCGGCGTTATCGCCTAA